A portion of the Vicingaceae bacterium genome contains these proteins:
- the gatB gene encoding aspartyl/glutamyl-tRNA(Asn/Gln) amidotransferase subunit B → MIYRGKYEAVIGLEIHAQLNTKSKMYSSDPNQYGELPNTLVNPISLGHPGTLPRVNARAVDFAIKLGLALNCKIRYENQFARKNYFYADLPKGYQITQDKTPICYDGFLNIRLAGGVVKKIGITRIHMEEDAGKSIHDMDPFNTLIDLNRAGVPLLEIVSEPDIRTPEEAASYISEIRKLVRYLDICDGNMEEGSLRCDANISVRIRGANSFGQRTEVKNINSIRNVQKAIEYEINRQIDVLESGGVIEQETRTFDAIKGITISMRTKEMAHDYRYFPEPDLLPVYVTNEKIEQIATTMPALPGQLYEKYINQYQLPEYDTFIITENKAFALYFDRLCHLTNHYKAAANWMIGPVKSYLNENALEPEDFPLSPETMADLIDMVEKNVVSFSVASQKIFPELLKNPSASPVQLARDMNLVQESDSGQIMEWAKQALEKYPEKIKEYQAGKKGLLGLFMGEVMKLSGGKADPKIANKILQELLNK, encoded by the coding sequence GGTTAATCCCATCTCTTTGGGACACCCCGGTACATTGCCCCGTGTTAATGCCCGTGCTGTTGATTTTGCCATCAAATTAGGACTTGCACTCAATTGCAAAATCCGTTATGAAAACCAATTTGCACGGAAAAACTATTTCTATGCCGATTTGCCGAAAGGTTATCAAATAACCCAGGATAAAACGCCCATTTGTTACGATGGATTTTTAAACATCCGCCTTGCCGGTGGAGTGGTCAAAAAAATTGGTATTACACGTATACACATGGAAGAAGATGCCGGCAAAAGTATTCACGACATGGATCCTTTCAATACCCTTATCGATCTCAACCGCGCGGGTGTGCCTTTGTTGGAAATTGTGTCCGAACCCGATATTCGCACGCCCGAAGAGGCTGCTTCATACATTTCTGAGATTCGTAAACTCGTGAGATACCTCGATATTTGTGACGGAAATATGGAGGAGGGCAGCTTGCGTTGCGATGCCAATATCTCGGTGCGAATCCGGGGTGCCAATTCCTTTGGCCAACGTACAGAGGTAAAAAACATCAACTCCATACGCAATGTGCAAAAAGCCATTGAATACGAGATCAATCGCCAGATTGACGTTTTAGAGTCGGGTGGTGTGATCGAACAAGAAACACGTACTTTTGACGCAATCAAAGGAATCACCATTTCCATGCGAACCAAAGAAATGGCTCACGATTACCGATATTTCCCGGAGCCCGATTTGCTTCCGGTATATGTGACAAACGAAAAAATAGAGCAAATTGCCACAACAATGCCTGCCTTACCCGGACAATTGTACGAGAAATATATCAATCAGTATCAATTGCCGGAATATGACACTTTCATCATAACCGAAAACAAGGCCTTTGCTCTTTATTTTGACCGGCTCTGCCATCTCACCAATCACTACAAAGCGGCCGCCAATTGGATGATCGGTCCTGTGAAATCATATTTGAATGAAAATGCCCTTGAACCTGAAGATTTTCCGCTATCTCCTGAAACAATGGCGGATTTGATCGATATGGTTGAAAAAAACGTGGTCAGCTTTAGTGTTGCTTCCCAGAAAATCTTTCCCGAGCTGCTAAAAAATCCTTCTGCCTCTCCTGTGCAACTTGCCCGAGATATGAATTTGGTACAAGAAAGCGATTCGGGGCAAATAATGGAATGGGCGAAACAAGCATTGGAAAAATACCCCGAAAAGATTAAAGAATATCAAGCCGGGAAGAAAGGATTGCTTGGTCTTTTCATGGGAGAAGTGATGAAATTGTCGGGAGGAAAAGCCGATCCTAAAATAGCCAACAAAATTTTACAAGAACTTTTAAATAAATAA